Proteins found in one Coffea eugenioides isolate CCC68of chromosome 5, Ceug_1.0, whole genome shotgun sequence genomic segment:
- the LOC113771172 gene encoding putative F-box protein At1g67623, producing MANEQKGSSRPPSSPFRPRCYPSCKLFYEVSDADNIYHRVSLDKFEIVPWQKNDKVSRFLKKCRKSKNPEALYRKGVVDYFTDKHEDSALECLEEAANSGHADAAYALGIIYIFIGGDELKRKGMRLLSRMKKSRILKGKVKLCCDNLRVLLRMIWVKNPVFLNPTPICCAMTHERKTSSWPMDADDVEESTCEGCACDEEIGVICAALPYR from the exons ATGGCCAACGAACAAAAAGGGAGTTCAAGACCTCCATCCTCTCCCTTCCGACCGAGGTGCTATCCGAG CTGTAAGTTGTTTTACGAAGTTTCGGACGCAGACAACATTTACCACCGGGTGTCACTCGACAAGTTTGAAATCGTTCCGTGGCAAAAAAATGACAAAGTGTCGAGGTTCTTGAAGAAGTgtagaaaaagcaaaaatccaGAAGCCTTGTATCGAAAAGGAGTG GTTGATTATTTTACGGACAAGCATGAGGACTCAGCATTGGAATGCCTGGAAGAAGCTGCCAATTCAGGCCATGCCGATGCTGCATATGCGTTGGGAATAATTTACATCTTTATTGGTGGGGACGAGTTAAAGCGCAAAGGTATGAGACTGCTGAGCAGGATGAAGAAATCCAGAATTCTGAAAGGCAAAGTGAAACTTTGTTGTGACAATTTACGAGTGCTGCTGAGGATGATATGGGTCAAGAATCCTGTGTTTCTAAACCCAACGCCCATTTGTTGTGCCATGACACATGAGAGGAAAACATCTTCATGGCCTATGGATGCCGATGACGTGGAGGAGAGTACATGTGAAGGCTGCGCTTGCGATGAAGAAATTGGAGTAATTTGTGCTGCCCTACCTTATCGTTAG